Proteins encoded within one genomic window of Setaria italica strain Yugu1 chromosome IV, Setaria_italica_v2.0, whole genome shotgun sequence:
- the LOC101752856 gene encoding probable RNA-dependent RNA polymerase 3 → MSTVEMGWRAKVGTGLRPRSRTERRRLDPPSDNRQVSGKVLVYKHPGLHFGDIHKLTATHIDGLQEIVGDSKYDIFFPTSGSRSLADEMANSDFDGDMYWVSWNSQLCARYICKLLVNTHGSAVDTWSFSE, encoded by the exons atgtcGACGGTGGAGATGGGATGGAGGGCGAAGGTAGGAACTGGCCTCCGGCCTCGGAgccggacggagcggcggcgtctCGATCCCCCGAG TGACAACCGCCAAGTTTCAGGAAAGGTTCTTGTCTATAAACATCCTGGGTTACACTTCGGCGATATACATAAGTTGACAGCAACACATATTGATGGTCTGCAGGAAATTGTGGGGGATTCCAAATATGATATATTTTTTCCAACCTCTGGATCACGGTCTTTGGCTGATGAAATGGCCAATAGCGATTTTGATGGAGACATGTATTGGGTCTCATGGAACTCACAG TTATGTGCTAGGTACATCTGCAAATTGTTGGTTAACACTCATGGATCGGCTGTTGACACCTGGAGTTTCTCAGAGTGA